Proteins found in one Sphaeramia orbicularis unplaced genomic scaffold, fSphaOr1.1, whole genome shotgun sequence genomic segment:
- the LOC115415772 gene encoding 5-hydroxytryptamine receptor 1B-like, which yields MEHAGAVPSGAEPPLLTLNGSANDTRLNLTSEAEHADSKWAFRAGLAVTLSLITFATALSNAFVIATIYRSRKLHTPANFLIASLAVTDLLVSVLVMPVSALYTVSQTWTLGQVVCDVWLSSDITCCTASILHLCVIALDRYWAITDAVEYSKKRTPGRAAGMVATAWVIAVSISLPPFFWRQVKAEEEVTSCTVNTEHIFYTVYSTFGAFYIPTLLLLALYGRIYAEARKRILKQHAHKKPGKRLTSARLITDSPGSGSAASNASLNYGTDGASSSCDTTSCSVPAGAVKVTVSDALLEKKRISAARERKATKTLGIILGAYIICWLPFFIYTLLVPVCASCFHAELFDIFTWLGYLNSLINPIIYTMSNEDFKQAFHKLVRFRCCRA from the coding sequence ATGGAGCACGCCGGTGCGGTGCCCTCCGGTGCGGAGCCGCCGCTGCTGACGCTCAACGGCTCCGCCAACGACACGCGGCTCAATCTGACGTCCGAGGCGGAGCACGCGGACTCTAAGTGGGCTTTCCGCGCGGGTCTGGCCGTGACCCTGTCCCTCATCACTTTCGCCACCGCCCTGTCCAACGCCTTCGTCATCGCCACCATCTACCGGTCCCGGAAGCTGCACACGCCGGCAAACTTCCTGATCGCGTCCCTGGCCGTGACCGACCTGCTGGTGTCCGTGCTGGTCATGCCCGTGAGCGCGCTCTACACGGTCAGCCAGACGTGGACGCTGGGTCAGGTGGTGTGCGACGTGTGGCTGTCCTCGGACATCACGTGCTGCACCGCCTCCATCCTGCACCTGTGCGTAATTGCGCTGGACCGCTACTGGGCCATCACGGACGCGGTGGAGTACTCCAAGAAGCGCACGCCCGGGCGCGCGGCCGGCATGGTGGCCACCGCGTGGGTCATCGCCGTGTCCATCTCCCTGCCGCCGTTCTTCTGGCGCCAGGTGAaggcggaggaggaggtgacGTCGTGCACCGTCAACACGGAGCACATCTTCTACACCGTGTACTCCACCTTCGGCGCCTTCTACATCCCCACGCTGCTGCTGCTCGCGCTCTACGGCCGCATCTACGCGGAAGCCCGGAAGCGCATCCTCAAGCAGCACGCGCACAAGAAGCCCGGGAAGAGGCTGACCTCCGCGCGCCTCATCACCGACTCCCCCGGTTCCGGTTCCGCGGCGTCCAACGCGTCCCTCAACTACGGGACCGACGGCGCGTCCTCGTCCTGTGACACTACCTCCTGTTCCGTGCCCGCGGGCGCGGTCAAAGTCACCGTGTCCGACGCGCTCCTGGAGAAGAAGCGCATCTCCGCGGCCCGGGAGCGCAAGGCCACCAAGACCCTGGGCATCATCCTGGGCGCGTACATCATCTGCTGGCTGCCCTTCTTCATCTACACCCTGCTCGTGCCCGTGTGCGCGTCCTGCTTCCACGCGGAGCTCTTTGACATCTTCACGTGGCTGGGTTACCTCAACTCCCTCATCAACCCCATCATCTACACCATGTCCAACGAGGACTTCAAACAGGCCTTCCACAAGCTCGTGCGGTTCCGGTGCTGCAGGGCGTGA